In the Quercus lobata isolate SW786 chromosome 5, ValleyOak3.0 Primary Assembly, whole genome shotgun sequence genome, one interval contains:
- the LOC115991171 gene encoding cysteine-rich receptor-like protein kinase 10 — MFYLLHNTTAFLLILCVVFALSSSINSQPAAYATHSCLDQSNETANADYKSNLTVLLESLSSKASQNYSFYNESSNIGIHGLYLCRGDVSNETCQICLSYATQDITTRCASNKSAIIWYDKCMLRYSNVSFFGVASWSPAIIGQNTANQPDFYSLTLLDSLIKRVNVDEKLYDTDNLTVILSGQSVISYGLVQCTRDIDGGLCVQCLNGLMDLAKNCCQAKIGWRILAPSCNLRYENQSFTDQPPATPLQPPPPPQSVPPAPQPPPGNGDGGKKTTKAVIITISSIVVVAALLGFWYFSSSRKRKHEEESDTSQVIPLQRTRSIHLTKSNMHARDDDSGEMQNFDLSTILTATNNFSDLNKLGEGGFGPVYKGKLIDGKEIAVKRLSMKSKQGLEEFKNEVILIAKLQHKSLVRLLGCCSEGHEQILVYEYMVNTSLDAFLFDPKKCKELDWAKRINIVNGIAKGLQYLHEDSRLKIIHRDMKASNVLLDGEMNPKISDFGTARIFGSNQIEANTIRIVGTYGYMAPEYAMEGLFSIKSDVYSFGILMLEIVSGKKNSGFYHLERAQSLPSYVWRLWNEGKGLELIDKTIVDSCPTSEALRLIHIALLCVQEDPNDRPTMSRVILMLASKSINLPQPSAPPFSVDRLIMSDKSSIGTGMESVISDQSSTSASS; from the exons ATGTTTTACCTCCTTCACAACACCACAGCCTTTCTGTTAATATTATGTGTAGTCTTTGCACTTTCCAGCTCCATTAATTCCCAGCCTGCAGCCTACGCTACCCACAGTTGTTTAGATCAATCAAATGAAACCGCCAACGCCGATTACAAATCCAACCTCACAGTCTTGTTGGAATCTCTATCATCAAAGGCTTCCCAAAACTACAGCTTCTACAACGAAAGCTCTAATATTGGCATCCACGGCCTCTACCTCTGCCGAGGTGATGTTTCTAATGAAACCTGCCAAATCTGTCTGAGCTATGCGACCCAAGATATCACAACTCGGTGTGCATCTAATAAATCTGCAATTATATGGTACGATAAATGCATGTTAAGGTATTCCAATGTTAGTTTCTTTGGAGTGGCATCGTGGTCACCAGCGATTATTGGCCAGAATACTGCTAACCAACCTGATTTTTACTCGCTTACTCTGTTGGATTCTCTAATAAAGCGTGTCAATGTAGATGAGAAGTTGTATGACACTGATAATCTGACAGTGATATTGAGCGGACAGTCCGTGATAAGTTATGGGTTGGTGCAGTGTACTAGAGATATCGATGGTGGTTTATGTGTCCAGTGCTTAAATGGCTTGATGGATTTAGCCAAAAATTGTTGCCAAGCCAAAATAGGGTGGCGAATTTTAGCCCCAAGTTGCAATCTGAGGTACGAGAACCAAAGTTTCACGGATCAACCACCAGCAACGCCGTtacaaccaccaccaccgcccCAATCCGTGCCTCCAGCACCACAGCCGCCGCCTGGGAACG GAGATGGaggaaagaaaacaacaaaggcAGTAATCATTACCATATCATCAATTGTTGTAGTTGCAGCTCTTTTGGGTTTCTGGTATTTTTCATCCTCTCGCAAGAGGAAACACGAAGAAG AGAGCGACACAAGTCAAGTAATTCCGTTACAAAGGACACGTTCAATACACCTAACGAAAAGCAATATGCACGCAAGGGATGACGATAGTGGAGAAATGCAAAACTTTGATTTGAGTACCATATTGACTGCTACAAACAATTTCTCTGATTTGAATAAGCTTGGAGAAGGTGGTTTCGGCCCAGTTTACAAG GGCAAGTTGATTGATGGAAAGGAAATAGCAGTTAAAAGGCTCTCAATGAAATCTAAACAAGGCCTTGAAGAGTTTAAGAACGAAGTGATTTTAATTGCAAAACTTCAGCATAAAAGTCTAGTGAGGCTCTTGGGATGCTGCTCGGAAGGACATGaacaaattttagtttatgAATACATGGTCAACACTAGTCTTGACGCCTTCTTGTTTg ATCCAAAAAAATGTAAGGAACTAGACTGGGCTAAACGCATAAACATTGTCAATGGGATTGCTAAGGGCCTTCAATATCTACATGAGGACTCTCGACTGAAAATCATCCATAGGGATATGAAAGCAAGTAATGTGTTGTTAGATGGTGAAATGAATCCAAAGATATCAGATTTTGGTACCGCTAGGATTTTCGGGAGCAATCAAATTGAAGCCAACACTATCAGAATCGTGGGTACATA CGGATACATGGCACCAGAGTATGCAATGGAGGGACTATTTTCAATAAAGTCTGATGTTTATAGCTTTGGAATTCTAATGCTAGAAATTGTTAGTGGAAAAAAGAATAGTGGCTTTTATCATCTAGAGCGTGCACAAAGTCTTCCATCATAT GTATGGCGACTATGGAATGAAGGCAAAGGACTGGAGTTGATAGATAAGACTATAGTTGATAGTTGTCCCACAAGTGAGGCTTTGAGATTGATCCATATCGCATTGTTATGTGTTCAAGAAGATCCAAATGATAGACCTACCATGTCAAGGGTCATTTTGATGCTTGCAAGTAAATCGATAAATCTTCCTCAGCCCTCGGCACCTCCATTTTCTGTAGATAGGTTAATCATGTCTGATAAATCTTCAATTGGCACTGGAATGGAATCTGTCATATCTGATCAATCTTCAACAAGTGCTTCTAGTTAG
- the LOC115991172 gene encoding uncharacterized protein LOC115991172 codes for MEDQSMSVEDLTDKTRKLRCTGKAVKLKASEKAIEELFSTGLVGKLLADRNINKNAVKAIILKVWRTSKGVQIVDLKENIFVFKFACEGDKKRILELGPWNIEGFPLILKQWHQNMSVDDLDFSSIPLWVQIHGLHIEYMSKENAEEIGALVGEVLEVDFTGSGGVCMSKFLRVKVVLKVEDPLLSGFFLDRNTQPNLWIRFKYERIVEFCFKCGRLGHLKARCLWADAEVKSNSKDPFGFGPWLKAEAASNRASRWVEFIADSNQASEEDDVRRKEAGIQEQEESRVYALQDVGTKETQAVSSR; via the coding sequence ATGGAAGATCAGTCAATGTCAGTGGAAGATTTAACAGATAAAACAAGGAAACTCAGATGCACGGGTAAAGCTGTGAAGTTAAAAGCTAGTGAAAAGGCTATTGAAGAACTATTCAGTACAGGCCTGGTAGGAAAGCTCCTAGCAGACAGAAACATCAACAAAAATGCAGTGAAGGCTATTATTCTGAAAGTATGGAGGACTTCCAAGGGTGTGCAGATTGTAGAtctaaaggaaaatatttttgtgttcaaGTTTGCTTGTGAAGGTGATAAAAAGAGGATCCTAGAGCTGGGGCCTTGGAATATTGAAGGGTTTCCTCTTATCCTTAAACAATGGCATCAAAATATGTCAGTTGATGATTTGGATTTTTCAAGTATCCCTTTATGGGTTCAAATACACGGTCTCCACATTGAGTATATGTCAAAGGAAAATGCAGAGGAGATTGGTGCTCTAGTGGGAGAAGTGTTAGAAGTGGATTTTACTGGTAGTGGAGGTGTGTGTATGAGCAAATTTTTAAGGGTGAAGGTTGTGCTAAAGGTGGAGGATCCTCTGTTGAGTGGTTTTTTTCTGGACAGAAACACACAACCGAATCTGTGGATTCGGTTTAAATATGAGAGAATTGttgaattttgtttcaaatGTGGAAGGTTGGGTCATTTAAAAGCAAGATGTCTTTGGGCAGATGCAGAGGTGAAATCAAATTCCAAGGATCCGTTTGGATTTGGGCCATGGCTAAAGGCAGAAGCAGCTAGTAATAGAGCTTCAAGGTGGGTGGAGTTCATAGCTGATAGTAATCAAGCTAGTGAAGAGGATGATGTGAGAAGGAAGGAGGCAGGCATCCAGGAGCAAGAAGAGAGTAGAGTTTACGCGCTACAAGATGTGGGAACCAAGGAAACTCAAGCAGTGAGTTCGAGGTAA
- the LOC115991170 gene encoding uncharacterized protein LOC115991170: MFSLHSSKDFLLILFSVCALSSSINSQPTYNYHFCFDQSNETFNAYYQSNLTVLLEFLSSKASQNYSFYNESSNIGIYALFLCRGDVSNSTCQTCVSYAIRDITTRCPSNKSAIIWYDQCMLRYSDLNFFGQAQTSPLFLMYNTQNTTSPDQANLFARSQLSSLIEGANKTDMLFSTAEQKLTIDGGTSVTGYGLVQCTRDIDGGSCGECLSVLLETGQKCCESKIGWRISGPNCFLRYEAYSFTEPPPPPPQLQLPPSQPVPVAPQPLPDDNGGKKTTKTVIIAISTIASIAVVAALFGFWFYKYSGGRKHEEERDTSQEIPLQSNFPRLRSIQLTDSGMHVRNVDDSGEMLYFDLSTILTATNNFSEVNKLGEGGFGPVYKGLINGKETAIKRLSMKSKQGLEEFKNEVILIAKLQHNSLVRLLGCCSEGDEQILVYEYMANTSLDAFLFDPKKCKELDWAKRINIVNGIAKGLQYLHEDSRLKIIHRDMKASNVLLDDEMNPKISDFGTARMFGRNQIEANTIRIVGTYGYMAPEYAMEGLFSIKSDVYSFGILMLEIISGKRNSGFYHPERAQSLPSYVWRLWNEGKGVELIDQTIVDTCPISEALRLIHIALLCIQEDPNDRPTMSRVLLMLASKSINLPQPLAPPFSVGRLILSDQSTTTGTGTGFVISDQSSTSASGYFSATLAGGDASRDGKLYELKPNVRVKMFSLHNSRAFLLILSAVCALTSSIHSQPTYNDHICLDQSNETYNTYYQSNLTVLLKSLSSKASQNYSFYNESSSIGIYALFLCRGDVSNSTCQSCVSYATRNITTQCPSNKTAIIWFDQCMLRYSDVNFFGQTQISPMSLMYNTQNTTTPELTNFYALGLLYDLIDRAKVTDMLFKSDSQTVQLSDGSKISYGLVQCTRDIDGPSCGQCLSNLMDTAETCCQAKIGWRILSPSCFLRYENYSFTEQSPAKPLPLPPAQSNYYYYYQNGGEKKATKIVIITISSVASIAIVAALLGFWYYSSFGRRKRQAGLFSIHLMDSSIYGNDNDNRGEIYYFNLITVLAATNNFSDANKLGEGGFGPVYKGKLINGKEIAVKRLSMKSKQGLEEFKNEVILIAKLQHKNLVRLLGCCLEEDEKLLVYEYMANTSLDAFLFDLDKCKVLNWAKRTNIVNGIAKGLQYLHEDSRLKIIHRDMKASNVLLDDEMNPKISDFGTARIFGSNQIQANTIKIVGTYGYMAPEYAMEDLFSIKSDVYSFGILMMEIVSGKKNSDFNHLEHAHSLLSYVWQLWNEGKGVELIDQTIIDTCPISEALRLIHIALLCVQEDPNDRPTMSRVILMLASKSINLPQPSAPPFSADRLIIFDQSSTIATGTATGLVTSDQSSTSASS, translated from the exons ATGTTTTCTCTCCACAGCTCTAAAGACTttcttttgatcttattttcaGTCTGTGCGCTCAGCAGTTCAATTAATTCTCAGCCAACCTACAATTACCACTTTTGTTTCGATCAATCAAATGAAACCTTCAACGCCTATTACCAATCCAACCTCACGGTGCTGTTGGAGTTTTTATCCTCTAAAGCTTCCCAAAACTACAGCTTCTACAACGAAAGCTCTAATATTGGCATCTACGCCCTCTTCCTCTGCAGAGGTGATGTTTCTAATAGTACCTGCCAAACCTGTGTAAGCTACGCGATCCGAGATATCACAACTCGATGTCCATCCAACAAAAGTGCCATCATATGGTACGATCAGTGCATGTTACGCTACTCCGATCTTAATTTCTTTGGACAGGCACAGACATCGCCATTGTTCCTCATGTATAATACCCAGAATACGACTTCACCAGACCAAGCAAATTTGTTCGCACGTTCTCAGTTGAGCAGTCTAATAGAGGGTGCCAATAAAACAGACATGTTATTCTCGACTGCTGAACAGAAATTGACTATTGATGGTGGTACGTCTGTGACAGGCTATGGGTTGGTGCAGTGTACTAGAGATATCGATGGTGGTTCATGCGGAGAGTGTTTAAGCGTCTTGTTGGAAACAGGCCAAAAATGTTGCGAATCCAAAATTGGGTGGCGCATCTCCGGCCCGAATTGCTTTCTGAGGTATGAAGCCTACTCTTTCACtgagccaccaccaccacctccacaGCTGCAGCTGCCGCCATCCCAACCCGTGCCTGTAGCACCACAGCCGCTGCCTGATGATAATG GAGGAAAGAAGACAACCAAGACAGTAATCATTGCTATATCAACAATTGCATCAATCGCAGTAGTAGCTGCTCTCTTCGGTTTCTGGTTTTATAAATACTCTGGCGGGAGGAAACACGAAGAAG AGAGGGACACAAGCCAAGAAATTCCGTTACAAAGTAATTTTCCAAGGTTACGTTCAATACAATTAACGGACAGCGGAATGCATGTAAGGAATGTTGACGACAGTGGAGAAATGCTTTACTTCGATTTAAGTACCATACTGACTGCTACAAACAATTTCTCCGAAGTGAATAAGCTTGGAGAAGGTGGTTTTGGCCCAGTTTATAAG GGCTTGATAAATGGAAAGGAAACTGCAATTAAAAGGCTTTCAATGAAATCTAAACAAGGTCTTGAAGAGTTTAAGAATGAAGTGATTTTAATTGCAAAACTTCAACACAATAGTCTTGTGAGGCTCTTGGGATGCTGCTCAGAAGGAGATGAACAGATTCTAGTCTATGAATACATGGCCAACACTAGTCTTGAtgcctttttgtttg ATCCGAAAAAATGTAAGGAACTAGATTGGGCTAAACGCATAAACATTGTCAATGGGATCGCTAAAGGCCTTCAATATCTACATGAAGACTCTCGGCTGAAAATCATCCATAGGGATATGAAAGCGAGTAATGTGCTTTTAGATGATGAGATGAACCCAAAGATATCAGATTTTGGCACTGCTAGGATGTTTGGGAGAAATCAAATAGAAGCCAACACAATCAGAATCGTGGGCACATA TGGATACATGGCACCAGAGTATGCAATGGAAGGGCTATTTTCAATAAAGTCTGATGTTTATAGCTTTGGAATTCTAATGCTTGAAATTATTAGTGGAAAAAGGAATAGTGGCTTTTATCATCCAGAGCGGGCACAAAGTCTTCCATCATAT GTATGGCGACTATGGAATGAAGGCAAAGGAGTGGAATTGATAGATCAGACCATagttgatacttgtcctataAGTGAGGCTTTGAGATTGATCCATATTGCATTGTTATGTATTCAAGAAGATCCAAATGATAGACCTACCATGTCAAGGGTCCTTCTCATGCTTGCAAGCAAATCGATAAATCTTCCTCAGCCATTAGCTCCTCCATTTTCTGTAGGTAGGTTAATACTATCCGATCAATCTACAACTACTGGGACCGGAACGGGATTTGTCATATCTGACCAATCTTCAACAAGTGCTTCTGGCTA TTTTTCCGCAACTCTGGCTGGTGGTGATGCATCTCGCGATGGAAAGCTCTATGAATTGAAG CCTAACGTAAGAGTTAAAATGTTTTCCCTGCACAACTCGAGAGCCTTTCTTTTAATATTATCTGCAGTATGTGCGCTTACCAGCTCCATTCATTCCCAGCCAACCTATAATGACCACATTTGTTTAGATCAATCGAATGAAACCTACAACACCTATTACCAATCCAACCTCACGGTGCTGTTGAAGTCGTTATCATCTAAAGCTTCCCAAAACTACAGCTTCTACAACGAAAGCTCAAGTATAGGCATCTACGCCCTCTTCCTCTGCAGAGGTGATGTTTCTAATAGTACCTGCCAAAGCTGTGTAAGCTACGCGACCCGAAATATCACAACTCAATGTCCATCTAACAAAACTGCTATCATATGGTTCGATCAGTGCATGTTACGCTACTCTGATGTTAATTTCTTTGGACAGACGCAGATATCGCCAATGTCGCTCATGTATAATACCCAGAATACTACTACACCTGAACTAACTAATTTTTACGCACTTGGTCTATTGTACGATCTAATAGATCGTGCCAAGGTAACTGATATGCTGTTCAAAAGTGATAGTCAGACAGTGCAGTTGAGTGATGGGTCCAAGATAAGTTATGGGTTGGTGCAGTGTACAAGAGATATCGATGGTCCTTCGTGTGGCCAGTGCTTAAGCAACTTGATGGATACAGCCGAGACATGTTGCCAAGCCAAGATAGGGTGGCGCATTTTAAGCCCAAGTTGCTTTCTGAGGTATGAGAACTACTCTTTCACTGAGCAGTCACCAGCAAAACCACTGCCGCTGCCACCAGCCCAATCCA attattattattattatcagaATGGAG GCGAAAAGAAGGCAACAAAGATCGTAATCATTACTATATCATCAGTTGCATCAATTGCCATAGTTGCAGCTCTCTTGGGTTTCTGGTATTATTCATCCTTTGGCAGGAGGAAAAGACAAG CAGGTTTGTTTTCAATACACTTAATGGATAGTAGTATCTATGGAAATGACAATGACAACAGAGGAGAAATCTATTACTTCAACTTAATTACCGTACTGGCTGCTACAAACAATTTCTCTGATGCCAATAAGCTTGGAGAAGGTGGTTTCGGCCCAGTTTACAAG GGCAAGTTGATTAATGGAAAGGAAATAGCAGTTAAAAGGCTTTCAATGAAATCCAAACAAGGTCTTGAAGAATTCAAGAATGAAGTGATTTTAATTGCAAAACTTCAACACAAGAATCTAGTGAGGCTCTTGGGATGTTGcttagaagaagatgaaaagcttctaGTCTATGAATACATGGCCAACACTAGTCTCGATGCCTTCTTATTCG ATCTAGACAAATGTAAGGTTCTAAATTGGGCTAAACGCACAAACATAGTCAATGGGATTGCTAAGGGCCTTCAATATCTACATGAGGACTCTCGGCTGAAAATCATCCATAGGGATATGAAAGCGAGTAATGTGTTGTTGGACGATGAGATGAACCCAAAGATATCAGATTTTGGTACCGCTAGAATTTTCGGGAGCAATCAAATACAAGCCAACACTATCAAAATCGTGGGTACATA TGGATATATGGCACCAGAGTACGCAATGGAAGACCTATTTTCAATAAAGTCCGATGTTTATAGTTTCGGAATTCTAATGATGGAAATTGTAAGTGGAAAAAAGAACAGTGACTTCAATCATCTAGAGCATGCACATAGCCTTCTGTCATAT GTATGGCAACTATGGAATGAAGGAAAAGGAGTGGAATTGATAGATCAGACCAtaattgatacttgtcctataAGTGAGGCTCTAAGATTGATCCATATCGCATTGTTATGCGTTCAAGAAGATCCAAATGATAGACCTACAATGTCAAGGGTCATTCTCATGCTTGCAAGCAAATCAATAAATCTTCCTCAGCCATCAGCACCTCCATTTTCTGCTGATAGGTTAATCATATTTGATCAATCTTCAACAATTGCCACTGGAACTGCAACGGGATTGGTCACATCTGATCAATCTTCAACAAGTGCTTCTAGCTAG